The following proteins are co-located in the Patescibacteria group bacterium genome:
- a CDS encoding anthranilate synthase component I family protein, producing the protein MNSYRFVLIDKTRAYQGDGYHGLITSWLQLKKWYCSGAARHQLVIGFINYEQDQVYFGIFDRFKPVSLQTLLNPTPFKIKLSYPNYSQYKKAINKIIHHLSIGDIYQANYCYRLSGKTRASLEQIAYRLLHNQPTPYAAIITTPDHQIVCNSPELGIRLNNNLLETKPMKGTASVSSPRSQLLSSAKEKAELDMIIDVHRNDLNRVCLPGSVVVKKRREIIKYKTVYQAQAVIQGMKDKHYNILDVLKVMLPFGSVTGAPKQRAVEILQDLETQPRDVYCGAMGYIAGRNQAEFNIAIRTATLRDNQLHYYVGGGITLASTPAKEYQETLTKARLLLP; encoded by the coding sequence ATGAATTCTTATCGCTTTGTCTTGATCGATAAGACACGTGCATATCAAGGTGATGGTTATCATGGTCTAATCACCTCGTGGCTACAATTAAAAAAATGGTATTGTTCTGGTGCGGCTAGACATCAACTAGTTATTGGCTTTATCAACTATGAACAGGATCAAGTGTATTTTGGAATATTTGATCGTTTCAAACCAGTATCTTTACAGACCCTGTTGAATCCAACACCATTTAAGATAAAACTATCTTACCCAAATTATTCTCAATATAAAAAAGCCATTAATAAAATTATTCACCATTTAAGTATTGGGGATATTTATCAAGCTAATTACTGCTATAGATTATCTGGTAAAACACGGGCTAGTCTTGAGCAAATTGCTTACCGTTTATTACACAATCAACCAACCCCTTATGCGGCTATCATTACTACTCCCGATCACCAAATAGTTTGTAACTCTCCGGAATTAGGGATAAGACTAAATAATAATTTATTGGAGACAAAACCAATGAAAGGAACTGCGTCGGTGTCTTCACCAAGATCACAGCTACTTTCCAGTGCCAAAGAAAAAGCCGAGTTGGATATGATTATTGATGTGCACCGCAATGATTTGAATCGAGTGTGTCTGCCGGGAAGTGTGGTGGTAAAAAAACGACGGGAAATTATTAAATACAAAACGGTTTATCAAGCTCAAGCGGTGATTCAAGGTATGAAAGACAAACACTACAATATACTCGATGTATTAAAAGTGATGTTACCATTTGGTTCAGTGACGGGGGCGCCTAAACAACGGGCGGTAGAAATATTACAAGATTTAGAAACTCAACCCCGCGATGTGTATTGTGGCGCGATGGGTTATATCGCCGGGCGTAATCAAGCTGAATTTAATATCGCGATTCGCACGGCTACTCTGCGAGACAATCAATTGCATTATTACGTTGGGGGTGGTATTACGTTGGCATCTACTCCAGCCAAAGAGTATCAAGAAACCCTAACTAAAGCCAGATTATTATTACCATGA
- a CDS encoding ATP-dependent DNA helicase gives MMPTAKLSSNLIDVQYQLLNPEQVRAVDHVDGPMLVLAGAGTGKTQIIALRIARLLQTQDLKPSNILCLTFTESGVQAMRQRLVSLLGSIGYQVRVHTFHSFCNEVIIDHPELFVAQAALQQITDLDHITLIQEIIETLPADSLLKPFGAPDFYISEIVHAIQTLKREHVSPDDLAKFELTEKQQALVEVYRAYQVKLQDQQLYDYEDMLLHVIAVFKKDPDLLAEYREQYLHLLVDEYQDTNNAQNEIINLLAGNDPAPNVFVVGDDKQSIYRFQGAALENILSFQHRYGKAAKLISLQQNYRSQQWILDAASAVIDHNEQSLAKYIPELKSHLKSARDLPTVPLEIATLSSPSTELFWVGKRIQALLANGVAPEEIAVLYRTNSDGEAILETLRQLNIPVHSVSGRNILSDPLIQQLLRLFQYISYGDSDANLFSLVHARWLGLHNDKLLQLTDPVITEFKQRVVHWRSAMHNDLCTEWFTQIVNESSWLRYVLQHDHAIEHLNRLSSLYHAVVNLTRREPTITIKNVLDYFQLLQHHDLTLEEEPLSTQANAVQLMTAHRAKGLEFKHVFMIHCRDKHWGNVPDRSKLKLPEGIIQLSAELAKHERNEDERRLFYVAMTRAKEHLYLSVAKQSATGRALMPSQFLNELPSDIVKPADGVAEVEAEPIERLQLTLSQPKVVIETNQVYLKSLLENYRMSATHLNDYLECPIKFLYQDLLRVPQTMSRAVGFGVAMHNTLKELPSQADVFLIFKRELEKQLMSKKDFKDSLDFGEKLLDKYYPVHYEFLQKNKFMEKDFKPYNCLVGEVPIVGKIDAIQVVDEASKQIHVIDYKTGNPDNKSANLAVGGSYYRQLVFYKLLCDAAGDFGYTPVSGEIHFIQPSKKKQQFVHRRYEFSDDDVKQVTTELVETYQHIQNLEFSTGCNDCEWCKLL, from the coding sequence ATGATGCCTACTGCCAAATTGTCGTCCAATTTAATTGACGTTCAGTATCAGTTATTAAACCCGGAACAGGTTCGGGCGGTTGATCATGTCGATGGCCCGATGTTGGTTTTGGCTGGAGCCGGTACGGGTAAAACTCAGATTATCGCTCTCAGGATAGCCCGTTTGTTGCAAACCCAGGATCTTAAACCCAGTAATATACTGTGCTTAACCTTCACTGAAAGTGGAGTCCAGGCTATGCGGCAACGTTTAGTTAGCCTACTGGGTTCAATTGGCTATCAAGTGCGAGTGCATACCTTTCATAGTTTTTGTAACGAAGTGATTATTGATCATCCGGAGTTATTTGTCGCCCAAGCGGCTTTACAACAAATCACCGATTTGGATCATATTACTTTAATTCAGGAGATCATCGAAACGCTTCCAGCTGATAGTTTATTAAAACCATTCGGCGCACCGGATTTTTATATTTCTGAAATTGTCCACGCCATTCAAACCCTAAAACGTGAACATGTCTCACCGGATGATTTAGCCAAATTTGAACTAACCGAAAAGCAGCAAGCTTTAGTAGAAGTGTATCGCGCCTATCAGGTAAAATTGCAAGATCAACAACTCTATGATTATGAAGATATGTTGTTGCACGTTATCGCTGTTTTTAAAAAAGACCCAGATTTGTTAGCTGAGTATAGAGAACAGTATTTGCATTTATTAGTGGATGAATATCAAGATACCAATAATGCGCAAAATGAAATTATTAACTTATTGGCAGGGAATGATCCGGCGCCTAATGTATTTGTGGTGGGGGATGATAAACAATCGATTTACCGATTTCAAGGCGCGGCCTTAGAAAATATTTTATCGTTCCAACACCGCTATGGCAAAGCCGCTAAATTAATCAGTTTACAGCAAAATTATCGCAGCCAACAATGGATACTGGATGCCGCCAGTGCCGTGATTGATCACAATGAACAAAGTTTAGCCAAATATATTCCAGAATTAAAATCTCACTTAAAGTCGGCGCGTGATTTACCAACTGTTCCACTAGAAATAGCTACGTTAAGCTCGCCCAGTACAGAACTATTTTGGGTTGGGAAACGCATTCAGGCGCTATTAGCTAACGGTGTGGCTCCGGAAGAAATCGCTGTGTTGTATCGAACTAATAGTGACGGTGAAGCCATCTTAGAAACGCTCAGACAATTAAATATACCAGTGCATAGTGTGTCGGGACGAAATATTTTATCCGATCCATTAATTCAACAATTATTGCGGTTATTTCAATATATTTCTTACGGTGATAGCGACGCGAATTTATTTAGCTTAGTGCATGCTCGTTGGCTGGGATTACACAATGATAAACTTCTCCAATTAACCGATCCGGTAATTACAGAATTTAAGCAGCGTGTGGTTCATTGGCGCAGTGCAATGCATAATGATTTGTGTACGGAGTGGTTTACTCAGATAGTGAACGAATCTAGTTGGTTACGCTATGTGCTGCAACACGATCATGCGATTGAGCATCTAAACCGATTAAGTAGTTTGTATCATGCCGTCGTCAATTTAACACGCCGTGAACCAACTATTACTATTAAGAATGTGTTAGATTATTTTCAGTTATTACAACACCATGATCTAACTTTAGAAGAAGAACCGTTATCCACTCAGGCCAATGCTGTACAACTTATGACCGCGCATCGAGCCAAAGGGTTAGAGTTTAAACATGTGTTTATGATTCATTGTCGCGATAAACACTGGGGTAACGTACCGGATCGCAGCAAATTAAAACTACCCGAAGGCATTATTCAATTAAGCGCTGAGTTGGCCAAGCATGAACGCAATGAAGATGAGCGGCGCTTATTTTATGTGGCCATGACGCGCGCTAAAGAACATTTATATTTAAGTGTGGCTAAACAATCCGCTACCGGCCGTGCCCTGATGCCAAGCCAGTTTTTAAATGAATTACCGAGTGATATTGTAAAACCGGCTGATGGTGTAGCCGAGGTTGAAGCTGAACCGATCGAGCGTTTGCAACTGACTCTTAGCCAGCCTAAAGTTGTTATAGAAACCAATCAAGTTTATCTTAAGAGTTTGCTAGAGAATTATCGAATGAGTGCCACGCACTTGAATGATTATTTGGAGTGTCCGATCAAGTTTTTGTATCAAGATTTATTACGTGTACCGCAAACCATGTCACGCGCCGTTGGGTTTGGAGTAGCCATGCATAACACTTTAAAGGAGCTGCCGAGCCAAGCGGATGTGTTTTTAATATTTAAAAGAGAACTTGAAAAACAATTAATGAGTAAAAAAGATTTTAAAGATAGTTTAGATTTTGGTGAAAAGTTGCTAGACAAATATTACCCGGTGCATTATGAGTTTTTGCAAAAAAACAAGTTTATGGAGAAAGACTTTAAACCGTATAATTGTCTGGTCGGGGAAGTGCCCATTGTCGGAAAAATTGATGCGATTCAAGTGGTTGATGAAGCCAGTAAACAAATACATGTGATCGATTATAAAACCGGCAATCCGGATAATAAAAGTGCCAATTTGGCCGTGGGTGGATCTTATTACCGTCAATTAGTGTTTTATAAATTACTCTGTGACGCCGCTGGTGATTTTGGTTATACCCCTGTGTCAGGCGAAATTCACTTTATTCAGCCGAGTAAAAAGAAACAACAATTTGTGCATCGGCGGTATGAGTTTAGTGACGACGATGTGAAACAGGTGACCACTGAATTAGTGGAGACTTATCAACACATTCAAAATCTAGAATTCTCAACTGGTTGTAATGACTGCGAATGGTGCAAGTTATTATAG
- a CDS encoding aminotransferase class IV, producing the protein MKISINGQFVKKISLSGKEPEFMCAYGVFETIRTYGGKPFQLSAHLKRLQESAKVIGLKMASQKTITQYISKHTDERIKNKELRIKVIGAPNRIYVLSEELKIDSKIYKTGVKLLNYPYQPAVPKIKSLARIFEYQAHELALKQGCFDAYLGNECACANIFIIKNNTIITPNRDILYGVTRQVVLNLCKNRYRVVFKKITWQDIQHSAECFITQTSTGIVPVGKPGQITKELIKLFEYEKK; encoded by the coding sequence ATGAAAATTTCCATAAACGGTCAGTTTGTAAAAAAAATCTCTTTATCTGGGAAAGAACCTGAGTTTATGTGTGCTTATGGTGTGTTTGAAACGATTAGAACCTATGGTGGTAAACCGTTTCAGTTATCGGCTCATTTAAAAAGATTACAAGAATCAGCTAAGGTGATTGGGTTAAAAATGGCTTCTCAGAAAACGATTACTCAATATATTTCAAAACATACTGATGAAAGAATAAAGAATAAAGAATTAAGAATAAAAGTAATTGGGGCACCAAATAGAATTTATGTGTTGTCTGAGGAATTAAAAATAGATTCTAAAATATATAAAACTGGGGTGAAATTATTAAACTATCCCTATCAACCAGCTGTGCCAAAAATAAAATCTTTAGCCAGAATATTTGAATATCAAGCACATGAATTAGCTCTAAAACAAGGCTGTTTTGATGCCTATCTGGGTAATGAATGTGCCTGTGCAAATATATTTATCATAAAAAATAATACTATCATTACTCCCAATCGAGATATTCTGTATGGTGTCACTAGACAAGTTGTTTTGAATTTGTGCAAAAACCGTTATCGCGTTGTGTTTAAGAAAATCACCTGGCAGGATATCCAACATAGTGCGGAATGTTTCATCACCCAAACATCTACGGGGATTGTACCGGTTGGTAAACCAGGTCAGATTACTAAAGAATTAATAAAGTTGTTTGAGTATGAAAAAAAGTAG
- the folP gene encoding dihydropteroate synthase, which yields MKKSRVNLMGIVNVTPDSFSDGGQLKTTRAAVQHALQLVREGAAVIDIGGESSRPGAKPVSLQEELHRVIPAIKALHKKTNTPISIDTYKVEVAKQAIQAGATWINDITGLRDPAMRQLAAQHHCTVIIMHMLGEPQTMQKHPRYKNVVFEVNNFFKQQIKLCLASGIKPDKIILDPGIGFGKTVSHNLALIKNIAVFGKKPVMVGASRKSFIGKLTGADIQNRLPGTLAAHFIAVQHGAAWLRVHDVAAHKQFLDMTGAN from the coding sequence ATGAAAAAAAGTAGAGTTAATTTAATGGGTATCGTTAACGTCACACCGGATTCATTCTCGGATGGTGGTCAATTAAAAACCACTCGCGCAGCTGTCCAGCATGCTCTGCAACTCGTGCGTGAAGGCGCTGCGGTGATTGATATTGGCGGTGAATCTAGCCGGCCGGGTGCTAAACCTGTCTCACTGCAAGAAGAACTACACCGGGTTATTCCAGCAATTAAGGCTTTACATAAAAAAACCAACACACCCATTTCGATTGATACTTACAAAGTAGAGGTAGCCAAACAGGCCATTCAAGCTGGTGCTACCTGGATAAATGATATTACCGGCCTGCGTGATCCGGCCATGCGCCAGTTAGCCGCTCAACACCACTGTACCGTGATAATAATGCACATGCTAGGTGAACCACAAACCATGCAAAAACACCCACGTTATAAAAATGTCGTTTTTGAGGTAAATAATTTTTTTAAACAACAAATCAAACTGTGTCTTGCATCTGGTATTAAACCAGATAAGATTATTTTAGACCCTGGCATTGGGTTTGGAAAAACTGTCTCACATAATTTGGCATTGATTAAAAACATTGCTGTGTTCGGAAAAAAACCCGTCATGGTGGGGGCATCACGCAAATCATTTATCGGTAAATTAACCGGCGCTGATATACAAAACAGGCTACCAGGTACGCTGGCAGCCCATTTTATAGCCGTCCAACATGGTGCCGCCTGGTTACGGGTGCACGATGTGGCTGCTCATAAACAATTTTTAGATATGACTGGCGCTAACTGA